The DNA window caatttatttttttctgtcattttgtgtcttttttcgttattttgtgtctttttttggtcattttgtgtcctttttagttattttgtgtcttttttctgtcattttgtgtcttttttaaagtaggtaatttgagtttgagacccctgctctaaagtaacgataaacttttacaacagagacacaagtacACACTTCACAGGTACGCAGTTAATTTGTCGCACCGCacataaggtccttaataacaattaattaacaagtaataaggcattgttctcgctttagatccggtagttgcaaaaagcatagttaacttatagttaacttataatagatgagcaatcaagtatattttaatatcaataagcaaacaaaataagattaataaaggcatggcaaagacataatgggtgggtcatgggtgtttgtaatgccattagtaacacttatataagcttataaacacacaataatgttaataagcatcttgtgaggacttacaagggccttattacttgttagttaatggttattacaaggaccttaatataaagcgttacccttttgtgattttttatgtttgttgtttttgcttttgtggCTTTCAATCTTCATCCAGAAGACGAGCATCAACAACCATCAGGTGTGGCCTGTTACGATAATAAAGGAAGGACTTTTCTAAACTTTGCAATTATGGTAAATGATTGCACAAATATTTCACAGTTTACTTTACGATATCTCTGCATCTTATCAGCCTTTCCGAGCACAGAGGCTGCTCCTATCTTCTCTAAACCATACCTTCACCGCAGAGGGACGTCACTTGTGAGGTGCTCTCATTCCCAGTAGAGGAATGTAGAGAATGCTTAAAACACCCGACgtataaacacacagagaagcCCTGTTTGAGTAATTCATGTAAGAGTTGAAATAAACCTTCTGAAATTTCCAGCTAATGGAGCTGACGAGCTACAACAACAGTCGAGAGTGAATGTCAAGTTGAGGTCAAGGTCACGGGGGGCTCGATGATCACATGAGTTTGTTTGGTATTTAGGTTCAAAGGTGACACATACCATGCATGCAGACTGTACACAGAACCATGCATAACATATGCATAAGAACGTCTGTAGATTGATTataaagtggtaaaaaaaaaaaagaaaagggaaagtGAAACCCTCTCTGacatatttttcatgttcataGAGAGTGAGGTGTATTCAAGCGGAACTGTttcttattcaaaatgaaaatggttgCAGAAATTGTGTCATTTTCCAGAACATTGCTGTTTCCGTTCGTCTACAACATTTTAATCTGCAGCCGGCTGATAGCAGCTGACATTTACTGTCGGCTGGATGTGAGAGGATGGAGTTTCCCctctttaaaatgaataaataatgccAGAGTGCACCAGTTAATTTCCGAATACTTCTGTTTTATAACAAGATTAATATTCTAGTACCTAAAGATGAgcagcaagagagaaaaaaaagtgaaatacgCTGTCCAAAAGAGAGGTGAATAGATGAGTCACCTTCTCTGTTGTGACATGATGGATGAATGTGCTTTAGGAAATGTCATTCCAAGTATCAGATCTGCTTCCAGCCATTTTTCATGCAGGTTGTAATTGTTAGACCACAATgaataacaaaacaaatctaGTAAAAGCTTGATGGGAAAGAGGGATCGTGGTCTGGCCCAATACATCACCTTCAGATGTCCATCTTTCTTTCTCGCCACACCGTTTCTCTCAGAGCAATTTAAAGTGTGCTTACGAGAGGGAATCAAACCTTACACCAAGTGTTTGTCAGGAAAACTGTGGGTCTGTGGTTCAACAAACAAGCCGATGGGTTAAAGGTTGAGGAGCATGAACAGCGCAGAAATGCAGTGACCTGAAAAACTGCCTGTGACAGTTAGGAACTCATTTTGCTAATTGCTCAAACTTATCTAATTATAGTTTGGTCACAAGGTATTTTGtgtccaaaacaaaacaaattaaaattgttGCTTGCATCATttcctctgcaaaaaaaaaggagaaaagattAATCTTTTTGTTAAGGAGAGATATCATTTAGGTTGATAAATCTGTTCCTAGATGTTTATATAGAGAGGGCGCATTATTCTTCTTCACAATGACATCACACTGACAAGGAGACAAATTCACCTGAAAGCAGACAGAGACAAAGGTAACCCAATGAAatgatttggtaacactttacaataaccaactaaataatgtttatagatggtttatagaccaattattaaccattttcaaaatgctatacatatttaatctttaaatattttcaaccaatttcttaaaggtatatgaatcatttcaaaatcattaacatacttaatatggtgttaaaaatgttaaaatgagtgcaactgaatctattaataaactatttattataattaaattgtttgttaatggtaaagtaactataaacttacattaatataccatctattagccatttataaatgatttagttagttcaacattaataaattatatacaccattctaaatggcctatatacggtttatacatgatgattaaacattaataaactatctgtttaacattattaaatgatggttattgtataGTGTtaccaattacttttttttttttaaaaagacacaaaatgacagaaaaaagacacaaaatcaccaaaaaagacacaaaataactaaaaagacacaaaatgaacaaaaaagacacaaagtaactaaaaaggacacaaaatgaccaaaaaaagacacaaaataactaaaaatgtaggaaatggtctgctacctatattttgcattttgttgtccaagtagctgttactttgttcagtgacaatgaAGTTCAATGTAATCAATTCTAATAACTGTTGATTGAGAGTGGGTGCTCAGTGGGTGCTCAGCACCCCTAAAGCTCTGACCCGAGACTCGCCTCTGATGCTTTGTATAACTTCAGATGCTGAGTATTTCCATCACACCACTGATTGCTTTTGGATATCTCACTTTATAAATCTACTCAGAAGTCTTTCCAGTCTTCAAAACCTCACATCAGAAAAGAAATAAACGAGAAATAGGTTTTGTCATACATATTAAAGGTTTATCACATGTGACCAATGAATTGTTGAGattaataaatcatttattaGCTCTTTCATCAGCCCCCAAGCAAGCCGGCTCTTTTAAACATTAGTAAGCCATTACTTGCCAagcttctctctgctgctgccaggGGCACACACAGCTTTTGAAGAGACTGAGGGGGGCTGGATTTATCgacaatatgacaaaataaaactttcacTGCTTATGCACGGCACACCTCTGACCTTGAACATACCAAACTTTCACTTGCACACTCACACTGTTTATTCAACGTTTCCATCATAACCCTATTTCAGAACCCAGTCCTCAGGCCACACCTGTCCTGGAACTTTTTGCTCCAGTGCCACTCTTGCACACTACAGTAGATCCAGTGAAGGAGTCATGAATGTGTGTAATTGCATCAGGTATGCAAGAGCAGACCTGgaagaaaatgtgcacaaaacaaATCTAGCTTGAGAACTTGTCtgggaaattatttaaaaaagaagcagTTGGTGCTCAGTCCTCAATTATAAATGAGTCTATAgggggtaacactttacaataaccatcatttataaatggtaaacagatagtttattcatgtttaatcatcatttataaaccatataaacCATTTACaatagtaaatacataatttattcatgtttaactaactaaatcatttataaatggctaatagatggtatattaatgtcagtttctagttactttaccattaacaaacaattaaattataattaatagttttagttgcactcattctaacatttttaacaccatattaagtatgttaatgattttgaaatgatccatatacctttaaaaaattggtttaacaattaaatatgtatagcacttgtgtaaatggttaataattggtttataaaccatctataaacattactttattTGGTTATTGGTAAGTGTTACCAAATAGGGTCTTTCAGATTAATTTTATAATTTCTTACACTCTTTAGAATCCGGCCAGGGACAAACAATAACATGGAGACAAAACTTCtcttacagtttgtttgttatttgcttcattctgcataatgtcTTGGCTAACAGTGAAGGAAAGTTAAAGTGATCaatgccaaaaataaagttCCATTTTCCTTCTTCTATTTTGTTGCAGTAATAAAATGCTTCCTGTTGGCTACCACACATCCTTCCGGACATTAACTCAATGATGAAATGAATCAGGTAAAACTCAGGTCACATGGGTGTTTAGTTAGTTCAAACACTTTTCACACTCACCACTTTTAGtctaatattaaataaaaacagttaatagttcaaacaaaataaaaaataaaaaatcatatttgtaGCTCTATATTCAGTGATATGTATGTGTTACCATTGCAAATAAATGTCCCACATAAGTTAAACCTCAGAAGTttaagttttctttcttttctttttctttcagttttactttattttagaaATACAGTGTGTAACTAGAAATAAATATgcagtatattactgtatttatttaaattcacaACACAATACTGATCACAGTTTTGTCAGCAAATAACATGGTACACTAAATATTTTCAGTGtagggtatatatatatatatatatatatatatatgcatatatatatatatatatatatatatatatatatattctcagacttttaatatatattcttaggtttcaatatattttctctggttttagatagatagatagatagatagatagatagatagatagatagatagatagatagatagatagatagatagatagatagatagatagatagatagatagatagatagatagatagatagatagatagatagatagatagatggatagatagatagatatactcaGGTTTGGAATCCATAGATAATATAATTATCCAGTCAAGGTGGagctgaatttaattttttatatatattgtttggCAGTTTAATCTGCTATAATGCACCTTATATTTTAAagatattcatatattttgtatataaaatgtttatatgcAAAGTAAAAGGTAACAATGGTTGTCAAACAAATAAAGCGgcataaaaaaatgcaataatatcctgtaaaatgttgcagattCAGTATAAAGAAGCATAAAATGTAGTAGATTTCAGTATGTCAGTAATTTTCCCACAGTAACTACTCAAAATATCATTTCCCTTTCCCTATTCAGATATTGATTCGATGgaagtgaataaaaaatgaataacacacaaaaattgattCAATTCCTAAGAATATTGCACAACGGACACTGGCACACGTTTATTCAGCCAGCTGATGACACAGTACTGAGCTCAGCTTTAGTCCTTGTGGTTTTACAGAACGTCATATGAAACTGCCAGATAAAGTTAAGCAATAGTTTTGCGTTTGGTTCTCACTGTCCCTGTCCCCTGTCCCTGGCACAGTTAATAATCCAAAggttgtaaatttgtttttgatgctgctgaaaaaatatttacaaatctTTTTACACTGAGtcagtgtaaatgtgtgtttgagtaACACAAGTAAATCTCTTTAATTTGAATTGAATCACACACTTAATATCTTCagatgtaaaacatttttaaagaccACACAGTGAATGCTCCATGACAGATTTTGCAGCCGCcttgctgctgtttgttgcCACCTCCCCTCCAGTTGAGGTCCAGGTGCAACAGGCAGCTCGTTTCTCAAAGTTGATGTTTTACCCTGCTCGTACTTGTTCCCCCCCTCTGCAGTACATCTAATAATTATTGAGCAAACATCCGTTCagttaatgaattattgttgCTCCATCGAGAAATAGGCCCCTTCTTTCTATGTCCTTAttctctaaaataaataaataaacatgttgtttttgtgatcCAGTGACATGATATCCCTATTTGTTTGTTTAGGCTGAAAAAAATCTGCTAAAATCTGTCTcctttagttttctttttcttgttttaaagttTACACAAGACAATTTATTCCACtttctggtttaaaaaaaaaaaaacagaagtattttttatataatgaaatgaaagtattgtgtttttttattattttgattctctctctgtgtctcaaaGTGTGCCTCGGAGTTGGCATGTGAGGTGTAATTTGGGTGGTCTTGTAAAAGCTTGAAAACCTTGTCTGTGGAGGGAAGGGTGGGACCTGAACTGACTATTTGGGAGTTGTCTGGCTTCTCTCTGGTTCTCCCTTATGTGCTGTCAGTGACCCATGGTGTGGTGATTCACTGTGCAGGATTAAAAGTTGTGCAACTTcttacagcagcagaaaaaacattaacaggACAAATTAGAATTAAAGtacctttaatttattttaatttaaaacaaatatttttcagcAAAAATCTGACAACTAGAGGTTTTGCAGTAAAACTGTAAATGCTTGTATGAGTGGAAAGTTTATCTTTGGATACAGCTATTTCAGGACCCAGTATTACTCACAAAAGTCCAAAGACCAGAAAGTGGTGCACAGGGAGGTACTGGGAGAGGGGCCggaggacagagggaggagggaggaggagggagggaagggaaAGACCAGTCTTTTGGATTTCTCATTAATTCAGTGTGGCCCTctctttgaatgtttttaagcCCGCCCACTGACCATTATCAGCCCAGGCCTTATATATTcagcctgctgctgtttgtgagTACACACACTTCTTCAGATCTCAAACCTACAGCCACACTTCCACACTCCCAGCACCACCATGAGAGAGTTCAAGAGCAAGGATTTTTGGAGGGCCGTTCTGGCCGAACTGGTCGGCATGACCCTTTTCATTTTCCTCAGCCTCTCGTCAGCCATCGGGAACAAGAACAACACTGACCCGGACCAAGAGGTGAAGGTGTCGCTGGCCTTCGGACTGGCCATCGCCACGCTGGCACAGAGTTTAGGCCACATCAGTGGAGCCCACCTGAATCCTGCGGTCACTCTCGGGATGCTTGCCAGCTGCCAGATCAGTGTGTTCAAGGCAATCATGTACATTGTGGCCCAGATGCTGGGTTCAGCTCTGGCCAGTGGCATTATGTATGGAGCACGTCCAAGCACCACTGTTGCACTGGGGCTCAACTCTGTAAGTACATTTCATATTACTGCTGTTGACAGattatgtgatttaaaaagtTGGAGCTGTAAAACATCACACGCTACTTAGAATTGTGATTCACTGCAAAATTGTGCAGCAGTATGTATTTCAAGTGCCTTTTTAGTGTAAACCTGACCTTCCAGTGAAAACTGAGACTTTTGTGAGGATGTAGGCACTTCATTTGGCActgtttgtgttgttctttGGACATCCTGTCATTGCTTATTATTGAAAAGTGATGACACATGTTTAAAGCACACCACACTGCAACAGCTGAAAGGAAAATATGTCAACTCTtggacatttttgagttttgcATGCTGCATACCTATCGCTGATGTGCAACATCAGCTGTGTCCTTCTCTATAAAGCTTGTGAGTGTCAAAGCATGTAATCTGCTCATTGTGTACAACAATGATAAGGTTTTCCACAAATGAAACATGAATAAGTGTTGTGACATGCTGCCAAATTGCTGTCAGACTTGCCAGCGGCTGCTAAATGGGAAGTGGTTGTGATGGGAAACTCTCCGTCTAACTGACACTGACTGacaaactgttgttgttttggattTCCTCTCGCAGCTCAATGGTGTCACCCCCAGCCAAGGCGTGGGCATCGAGCTCCTGGCAACCTTCCAGCTGGTGCTGTGTGTCATTGCAGTCACTGATAAAAGGCGGCGTGATGTCAGCGGCTCTGCACCCCTGGCCATTGGCCTCTCCGTGTGCCTGGGACACTTGGCAGCTGTAAGTTGCACCATATAACCATCTTCAAAGCAGTATCATGTTTATCTTGGATCAGGCACAGTACATATGAGCAATGCCAACAACCAATAGATATGATAGAGGTAAaatatttcatgcatttttattgttttagctAATCCCCCTCACCCATGACTCCATTACACCAGCAGAGCATGTAGCTGAAGATATCCTCTTATGCTCTTTGTTGTTGATTACAGATCAGCTACACAGGCTGTGGCATCAACCCCGCTCGCTCCTTTGGTCCGGCTTTGATCCTGAACGATTTCACGAACCACTGGGTAAGTCAGAGACAGAAGCACACACGCTCGTTTACACATGTCTCACATTTTTCTGTACGCATATTACACGTCAAGCTTAAATAACTCCATAACAGACAGATGACTCCATCACCTAGTTAATCAGTGATAGCATTCCTATTGTTGAACTTGACTGGAATCTTTTTCTGTGATAACTATGCACATGACCATACCAGATATTAACCAGAGGGATCTTTGCAGGTGTACTGGGTGGGGCCGATGTGCGGCGGTGTCGCAGCAGCTCTCATATACGACTTCCTGCTCTCGCCCAAATTCGATGACTTCCCTGAGCGTGTCAAGGTCCTGGTCAGCGGTCCAGTGGGCGACTACGAAGTCAACGGCGCCAACGACACTACAACCGTTGAAATGACGACGAAATAGTCCAAACACTTCCCCACCACTTAGTGTCATTGTACATGTTTATGCTcctgtaaaaagaaaagctcTTGAATTGTAGTGTAGGATTTtttgtgctgtttgtttttttaaataccaatGAGGATTGTGGTAACGGGTCAGTTAGTGTCTCCCTCTAATTCACTCCCTTGTTTGACCCCACGCACACAGAAGCAgctcaagcacacacacaagtcgAGGGCGTGACAATCCCGACTCAGCAGTGTGCTGAAATGTTTTCCCATATCAGTATTTTAAGATGAGCCATTTTTCTATTCTCTATGTGTCTCTATCACTTTATATTTACGATGGATAATGTATTTTGTGTGCACTCTTGAAATGCCTCtcacttttttaagtaaataaaacacTTGTTGTTAACAGCTGTGACTGAATGTGCTTTCTTGTAATACAGATaccaaacatgaataaatgtttgGGGCCTGATGTTATAAAGGAAGTTTCATTATCTggctaaaaaagagaaaatatcccaTTAAATCACAAATGTGATTAGAGTACAATATCTTGGAActgaaatacactgtaaaaaataatctgtttacggtaa is part of the Centropristis striata isolate RG_2023a ecotype Rhode Island chromosome 11, C.striata_1.0, whole genome shotgun sequence genome and encodes:
- the LOC131980263 gene encoding aquaporin-1-like: MREFKSKDFWRAVLAELVGMTLFIFLSLSSAIGNKNNTDPDQEVKVSLAFGLAIATLAQSLGHISGAHLNPAVTLGMLASCQISVFKAIMYIVAQMLGSALASGIMYGARPSTTVALGLNSLNGVTPSQGVGIELLATFQLVLCVIAVTDKRRRDVSGSAPLAIGLSVCLGHLAAISYTGCGINPARSFGPALILNDFTNHWVYWVGPMCGGVAAALIYDFLLSPKFDDFPERVKVLVSGPVGDYEVNGANDTTTVEMTTK